The segment TTTCCGGTGAACCGAACCCGGGGGTGTTCTCCATCTGCCGACGAATATCCTCAGTAGTAAACTTCATCGGTATCAGACACATTTTATACCATGGGCATTCCTTACACTGTATTATGCCGTAGGCTTCATCTAAAATATCACTCATTCAAATATCTCCGTACCACTAATCGGTTAAGGACGATTAAAGCATACTGTCCATTTTTTCTTTTAACGCCGATTCGGATTGAGCACCGACAACCATATCCACCGCTTTGCCATCTTTAAAAAAAATAAGTGTAGGAATTGACACTATTCCATACCTTGATGCCGTATCCTTGTTTTGGTCTACATCCATCTTACAAATCTTAAATCTGCCGTTATATTCCTCAGACAGCTTTTCAAGCACCGGAGCAACCATACGGCAGGGACCGCACCACGGGGCCCAAAAATCTAATAATACGGGCAGCGTAGACTCTGCCACTTCACTTTCAAAACTTTGATCGGTTATTTCATAAACCATGCTGCAATCTCCTCTTTTTGTGGTTTTGTTTCTGTTTTATAGTAATGTTTTCAATTCATTGTGTCAAGAATATTTATTTTACATAACCATTAAATTCTAATGCAAGAAACAAGCAGTTATATTTCCAGCCACGAATGTGAATAAAGGGCTTCTCCGGTCAGAACCTTAACCGTTTTGGCATATTCCAATTCTTTGGGGATAAGCGACCCAAAATCCGGGTTGTAGCCATCCATCATATCGTGAACAAGTTTAAGGATTTCGGGCATTTCACCCCCGGCAAGGCGTACCAACTCTTCGTCAAAAGCATCAACTATCGCCGAATAAAGGCCGTATTTCATCAACATTGCCAAATATGTTCGATTTAAGAAGGGGCGCAAACTTGCTGGCGTGCCGTTGGATACATTCGAAAGCCCCACCACGGATTTGCACCCGGGAGCGATATCACCAAGCATCGACATAAATTCAATACAAGCTTGAACTTGGTTTATATCAACACTAACCGGCGTTACGATAGGGTCTATCCAGATATCTTCGTTAGGAATTCCGATTTCATTGGCTTTGTAAATAAGATCAACCGCCAGCATACACCTTTCGTTGGCATCTCGCGGCATCCCGTCCGCTCCCCACAAAAGCCCGATAATTTCGGCATCATATTCCTTGGCCATCGGCAGGATATTATCCAATCGCTCCTGTTGCAAAGAAACCGAATTTACAAGCGCCCGTGTTTTAGATGCTTTTAAACCAGCCTCGGTCGCCAGCGCATTGGTGGTATC is part of the Dehalococcoidales bacterium genome and harbors:
- the trxA gene encoding thioredoxin, with the translated sequence MVYEITDQSFESEVAESTLPVLLDFWAPWCGPCRMVAPVLEKLSEEYNGRFKICKMDVDQNKDTASRYGIVSIPTLIFFKDGKAVDMVVGAQSESALKEKMDSML
- a CDS encoding dihydropteroate synthase → MILIGENINIMSKTIGSALKKRLQDPIRELAKAEAKAGMHYLDLNIGPARKDGDSLMDWLVNTVQEVTDLKLSLDTTNALATEAGLKASKTRALVNSVSLQQERLDNILPMAKEYDAEIIGLLWGADGMPRDANERCMLAVDLIYKANEIGIPNEDIWIDPIVTPVSVDINQVQACIEFMSMLGDIAPGCKSVVGLSNVSNGTPASLRPFLNRTYLAMLMKYGLYSAIVDAFDEELVRLAGGEMPEILKLVHDMMDGYNPDFGSLIPKELEYAKTVKVLTGEALYSHSWLEI